The nucleotide sequence AGAACATGACAAAGACATCATGATTTTAGCATTTTGATTTCTGTGGAAAGATGCTGTTTGTACAAACATCATCGATGTGCGATGTGAATTCTGTCAGCCACTGTCACTGCCGCTGGTTAGGTCACCAAACCAAGAGAGGATAAGAACAACTTCTCAAAAAGCAATCACCATCTCAACATTgtctacttttttttctttttcttttttttcttttttaccgaAATATCTCACATATTATAAGCATTCGTATGTCGCACGCAGATATGcgtgaaaaaaattatatgaatctCATGTACACCAGAAATTAATTTCGACCCCTTAGATTGGccaattaaatcatcaaaataatgaaaaatattCACTTCCATTCTCTTGTGGAAAACTACATGAGTGATTTTTCATTTGTGTGCTCTATCAATTCTCGTTATAGGCATCCTAATTTTATTGCTTAATCTAATTGGGATGCATCTATTTGCCAATAATATCTAACCGAGTTAGATGAGATTAGTTGCATTGTAGGGtctgattttaaattattatccCTATTTATTAGATATAAATCAGAGGTGTACGttcgtatatatacatacatatatataatatacaaagatatatattttaaaattataaattataattataattcttCATTCATTTCGTAGTGTAAAATGACTTTAAAACAACTTATAATGACTATAAGTTCATTATCACTAACTTGAGATCAAGCATCTTCGATCAATATTTTAAATCGAATGTGATCAATAGGTTAATTATCCTAACGAACCAATGAATAAGAGAGATTAGATATACCAATGAATAAGATTAAAAAGTAAATTTATAAGGGATCATTTGGTCGGTCGGTCATTGGTGCGACTCGTAGGCTCGCGAAGAATTATCCGCTTTGGGAGATGGGCGTACCTGTACGAATTTATCCTTTCAAAACATTTGAGCTCTAAAAGATGCCTTTGAGGATAAAAGAGGCATGATAGACTTATAAATCCTTGGTTCTCATACTCCTCAACTGATGTGATACTAAATGACCTTATCATATATCATAGTGTAAGACCACCATTGCACAAATGACTACCTTATGTCCGTAAGACCTCAAATCCTTAAATaagaaattttataatattttgatttatttcaaagccaatgatttgaatgaatttacaaggattatatatatatatatatatatatatatatatatatatatacacccacTATCATAAACTTTAATTTAAATGTATAggattaataatttattttttttagaaagaACATCAAAATATCATGTTTAGGGAAGATATATTATTACATATAGAATAATAATTGGATGGTGATGTATGAAATCAGGTCAGCTCGAAAACTCATttgatatataaaattaaaataaagaatTTATCAAATCACGTAAAATATGTTAAGATGAAAAGACATCTGACGGAATTCTAAATTGTGCTGAATATTCTAGTGGTGGCCGCCACGAGACACGAAAATGAAGTGCGTTGTCATGacgtattattattattctattacAATCTTTGACTGTGACCCAACGCCCACGGTATTTGGCTACGGACAAACCAAGGAATCTTGGCGTGCCATGGACGAGACGAAGAGGATTTAGTTGTCTTCATGGACTTGGATCTTTCGAGAGAGAGAACACGACCCCCTGGCGAGGGTAGTCTCATGTTTGATGGTGCTTTCATCTTGGCTTCAGCACTGTTGTTGATGATGTGATGTGATTTGATGTGATGGCTACCACCACTTCATCTCGAACCTCTTTGGTCAAATACTTCCGATTAAAGCTAATTCATAATTCATCAATATGCATATAAGCATATACAAAAAAGATATTCTCGTAAAATTAAAACCTAGTTTGTGTATGCTATCCACAATCTAATCCAATCCATACATGGAAAATGGAAAGAAATTTGCATCACTTAAAATTTGTGTATTTGAAGTAATATGATTTTAGAAATATCAAACTGAGGTAATTATTTCATCCAATCAAATGTTAAGCTGCTAATTGGGTAAGATCATAACACTCCTGATTTAATCATCTTGATATTTATGTTCTTCATGACAAGATACAAAAGACATTTCAACAAATTATTATAGTTGGCTACAATACAAAGACACTTCAACAAATATGCTATCATATGTAGAAAGGTGAGGAATAACAACATCTATTAGGTGGATCACATGGTCACAACAGTCACAGATACTTCCAGGAATGCCATGTTCCATCAATATTTGTTTTCATGTGTTAGAACATCATGGAAGTCGATGATGTGAGAGAAACTTGCACGTAACTCTCAGGTGCAACCATGATCTGAATAAGGAACAACAGCATCTGATTAATATCTTGAATCGAGGTCAAAATCAGTGAATAAAAACCACCTTATCATTTCCGCAATGAGACTGAAGCGTGGCGAAGAGAAACCTTCATGAAGTCTTTTGAGTCATCCCAAACATGATGTGTGCCTTCGATTCAAACTTTCATATCTCTAGAATAATCAAATACTAAGCACCTGGTCGTGTATTGATATCGAACAAAAGAATAGAATGAATATAGCCGAGACTTGCAACCACAATATACATTTCCAATGACTAGAACtcagaaagaggaaagaaaagaagcaTCGAGCGTAAGAATGGAGAACGACACACCAATGATTGTTTCTAAGATCATTCTTCCTCATTTGGGATCGATAATGTTGCAACGTAATACTCGGCTTCGTCTGTTACGTGAAGACTTTCTCGAGTGCTCTTGGATTTATTAGATAGCACCTGCGACACTGCAGTTTTATCTAGGAAAGAGATTGTCTTGACTGGGTACCCGAGCGTGTTTAAGAATCTCCTGCTTCCAAATTCCAGATGTGTCTTGAACTAATCAAAATGTAAGTTTGGGAGGATCATGAGATATCCGATTGGCCCACAGGTTTGCAAGCTTGCCAAAATAATAGTTTCCGCTCCATAGCACCATTTTCATGTCTGTTTAATATGGAACAACAAATAAGTCCACGGGAGAGAAGTCACGATGAATAACCAGAATAAAGAGTTCAGAATCATCCAGACTGTACCTTGCAATTCTTCCGTGGTCAAAAGTGATATTCTACAAATCGTTTTGTCATGATTAAAAGAATAGTGGGAGAGATCAAGGTCACCAAGATGTTTGATGGATGAAAGGAGTCGTTTGGCCAAAACGGCATATTCTACACCATTGGCATCAGAAATGGTTTTCAAAGCGTTCTCCAGACCGGAGACGGTCCATGCTTCAGCACACTTATCTAAGTTTGTTAATAATTGGCTGGAGACACCCCGATTCAACAGTATCCAAGGTTTGTAAAGTTTCAAAGAGACTCTCAAGACTTCTGTGACTCGATAGATCTCCCCGATGGCAATAAAATATTTTACTTCTGCAGGGCATTAAATATTGGAAGGAGGAAAATTAAATATCTAGAAGTAACAAATTTGCAAAATTGGCTAACTCAAAAACAGAGGAAGGTTCCAATTTATGAAATATAAATTCAGTTAACATGAATGTGTACCTTGAAATAATATTTGCATCAATTTTTGTGCTCGAACCGACTCTTGCAAAATTATGGCACCATGCTGCAACTCTTGAACACAAGCCACACTTATGGCAGACCATGCATGAATATAAGCATGCTGTTCCTCTCTTGATGCTAATGCCAGAATACAAAGTACTGAGTTGGTATGTTCAAGAAATTCAATTGCTGCACATAACTCTTTCCCTGCCTATGGAAAGCAAATTAGTTTCTGAACACAGTGCATGTCTTCATGGATCATGCAAGAATATTTTAACAGACCTAATTATTGGAAAGCAAATGGTCTTTTGTTCAGATTTCCATTGCCATTATTGATAAGTTCTACAATAtagaagaaaatttccaccaaaattAACTGTAGTACAATTTGCCCTTAAGAATTCCATCTTTTTTGCCACTGTAAGGTATTTGCATTACGAGACCAAAACCAAAAATTTAGGAGGGGGTTGATCTGAATGTTCCTTTCACTAAGGCTATAATTCCATATTAAACATCAAACTATCAGAGACGTACAGAAaaaaatttcatcaaaattaattgTAGTACCCTTTTACCTTAAGAATCCATCTCTTTTGCCTCTCAAAAATTTGCATTACATCATGATCAAAACCAAAAATCTAAGAGGGGATTGGTCTGCATGTTATCCTTTACTTTCTGAAGATCGTCCAGGGTTTCGTCAATAAGAAAAACTCTTAAAACTTGACTAAGTACACTGTTTATTTTTTGGTACATTTTCCTTTCGCTTCTCAAGAATTATGTTTCCTTTGACCCCAGATCTTTGTATGTTAGCATTCTTGGTCTTTTCATTAGTTATTCGGATAAGTCTTGTCCTTTAAGTCTAATTAAGTACATTGCATAGGCCCACCTTAAAAGTTGTACTACAACAGTAATCAATCAAAAAGTGGTGAAAGTGGATTAGATGACATGACCAATGATCGTGTCCTATGAAGTCCGGGTCacatattttataaatatgatgAGGGATAGTTCTcaagtaaacaaaattttaatttttcaagaaAGAGCAGCAAAATTCCTGAATAATAAATATTGTCTATCATGTCACCAATGGAAACAATAAGAAAGATAATCAATTTAAAACAGATTTGGTAAACATCTTGTTACAACCATCATGATTAATTGGGAGAAGGATCATCCATGCACTAAATTGTTCATCCAATATAAAGATGTTAAACGTTCATGTAAACAGATACAATCCACTTTAGAACATATCATAATAAGTTTTAAGTCAATTTTCATATGCCAACAAATGCAGATTAGATAAGATAAATTTTGGTCTGCAAATAATTAGCTGATTCTTCCATGTAAAGCATAGGTTTAAGGAGTGCTTACTGATATTATTCTTTCTGACAGGTGATATTCTTGCTCAAATGCTCGAAAGTTTGGCTCTTCTACAGCTTTAAGCAGTTGACTAATGCAAACATTTTTTGATAGGTGCTCTCCTATTTTGGCATTTTCAGTACCCTTAACTTCTTCTAGTTTCTCATAAGCTACCTAAAGAAAGGAGGGGAAAATAGTTGTAAGTGTAACTCAAACCTGTAAAGCAGAACTGACAAACTAAAATTTCTTTTAAGAAATCTTACAGTATTCATTCACCATGAAAGTAATGAGAGGTCAGAAAATATAACTTGCAAGAATATATAAGATTTAGGAACTTAAATTGTCCGTTAGTCATACTCAAAGGCAAGCAGAGGAAAAATAAATGGCAAGCATGCTATGACATGTTTTTAGATTAAATGAATAACAAAAACTACAACTTGAGTTGTATTTTCTAAATGTATTAGAAATTTTTAAAAGCAAAAGAAgttcattatgcataaaattataAGAAGCCATGTGTAAGctattaaatatatttatctcTTCGGTTAATACGAGTAATACATGAAattagatcttcaagaagaaagaaatttTCATGAAAGAAGTTTAATTTCATTATTCTTTCTCCAGAATTTGAATGATCAACACCAACATTTTTTCAAGGATAGGCGAGCTGTTAAAGGCATGGACCTTTTTAACCATCGGCAATTTTTTGTGGAGTGGTATAGATTAACAAGGCATGGgaatattattaaattatgacTCCAAAGAATTTTGGCAGTTGCTACTTGTATAATATTCATTGTTGAACTGTATCCTATAACTAGTGTAAATCAAACTTCGGTTACAAATTTAATACTTGGGCTTCTATAGGATCTCTTATGGTATAGGATACGCTATTTTGGAGTTCTATAAGGGACAGGTATATGTAGCTATAGATTCCATGAAGTTACTGGTTCCTGTATCCATGTTGGGCACTTTCCCAACATGGCCATGCTGCATcctaatttttctttttctttttttttttgctgaaatTGATCATTGCTTGGTCATGGAGAAAACACTCACCTACATGGCTTGATGCTTATTGGACAAAGCCATTGCTATCTCATGAACTTCTCTAGATGCATTTGGTTTAATTTTTGATGAATATGTATATTGATGTGTGTAACAAATTTAATCTAATTGAGCACTTCttagcaaggttcgccgtactgtaccgtaccggcatttcgacccgggctcggtacggtacggtactggtgtaccgggcgatacatcagggcgtaccgagcggtacaccctgatgtaccgaacaattttatatttttttcatactgtagcaatgctacagtatagcactgtagcactgtaacggTACCGGGCAGTCCGTATACCGGTAACCTGTTGGACTGGTacataccgtccggtacgggcggtacgcttcgacAGACCTTGCTTCTTAGTATGTTTCATGACTTAGCTTGAGCCATGATCATTATTGGATTACTATATTAACTTacaattactatatatatatatttttaaataatttgaatTTTTATTGCTTAATATTTGATTGGTACTCAGAAAATGTATATTTTCTGGTTGTATTCATGATCATATCATATCCTGAATTTTTCAGTATCGCTGTTTAATGGTTCCGCATCACATCATGCCCACATATCGGTGTCAATTTCCGTGCCCATTAAGGGCCTGTACTTTCCCATACCAGGTGATGCAAACCCTATACCAGGCATGCTGTTTACCCTGGTTCACATATCAATAAACTGTAAATACTGCCTGCCCGTACCATACGAACTGCACCGAGTGTTATTGCAAACCTTGTTCATAATACCATATTATTAAGAAGGGCCATATATCTTTAGCATAAGAGATGAAGACTGAGGAGTAATTTGTGCTATAAGAAACATATTAGAAAGTGAGCTAAGGGCATCAAAACAACTGGTTAATGTAGAAGCAACTACAGATTTGTCCTATTGTTAATATAACTTGAAGATGACAATATACTTCATATATAATAATTTACTTAATATTATGACTCCAAAAGTAAGTTAATAAGATAAAAATTTCAAGGCAACTGACTTATTAAGTTAATGAAATGTAAAATTTTTCAACATAAAGAAATCACAGATTATAGATTAACTCATGGCACTCACCTTAATTTCTtcatatatttctttttctttaacttCTTCACCAGAAAGAGAAGCAACTTCATATGCATTctgaaattaaaggcatttttacTTAACAAAATTAATGAACATAGCAAGAAGCAAGCATATATAGTTTTATGGCACTAACCTTGAGATCATCAAGATGGCAATTTAATAAGGAAGCAGATCCATCTTTCAATCTACAATAAAGAGCTACAAGAGAGTTGTGTGTCAAATTAGTTGAATCATTTTTATCTATTTCACATGCAGAATCCTGATTCCTGACCACTACTTCTGAAGTTTTTAAGAACTCGCATTGAGTTCTACCAAGATGATAATCTCTCTGCACTGAGCTGACCATATCTGAGTTTTGATGCTTCTTTGTGGCATCATTTGCAGCACAAACAGCATCGTCCTGATCAACCTCAATGAACATTTCCAGTGTGTTGTTAGTAAGCCTATCGGATGAGGTAAAAGTTATATCTTTAGTTGAACTCCCCACAAACATTGGCTCACAAAAATACCCATTCAGGTCATTGAGTCCTAGATCAGCTTCTTTTTTAAAATTGCTGCAAGAATGAACAGGCCAGTCAACTAGGTTACTTTTCAACACGCTTCTGGTAGCCTGcaaattataaaagaaaagagagaggactTATCAGATATAAATCCACAGAATAATTCCCCTAAATCACATTTTTTTTAACAATTAACTAAAATTTATGCTTTCTTATATGATATAAACAACTAGGGTAATGATTATAATGTTGATAAAATATAGTGGGCGAAGTTTAAGTTTGCACTAGTCATGgtttgtctagatcaagttatcaATTGTTCGTCTTAATTTAGGAGTCATAATTCCAACTCAGAATGCTTAGTGGTATCCAGTACCAGCAGGTCTATGCAACTATTAATCAGCTGTAGTAGTTAATCTATTCAGGGGGCATTTAAATTGCGTGTTTTAAGTAAATGGTACAGAACCATTCTAGGAAACCAAAACAATTATCTGAAACATTACAGTATTTGATCCTCAACTGACTGAAAGGGGTTTGATGACACATATTTAAGCTCAGATGAACAGTAAAGTCAGATATGCAGAAGTGTTTCTATCTGAGTGAGGCAAACCCCTTCTGCATTAACTGGTACAAGGGCCGTGTTCCACCCATTCTGACTCTATGAACCTGATTCAGAAAAATGCAGACACAGGATGACACACCATTGTGTCAAAGTTCAATGATGTTTATTAGATTCAGTGAATTTTAAATACTATCATGTAAAGCAGATATGAACTTAACAAAATTATTTCAACACGAAGGAAGCCAGTCATGGAGTATTTGGCCCAAAAATTTATTTGAGACAAGGGAGATAAGGCCATATTGATAATGAACAATACTCAAAAGAATGTTGTTTCAAAATACACAAATTATTACTAAGTCACTTATGGTTTACCAAACAAATTATATTTTTTCAATGTAACAAAAGTCTAAGATATTAATAGGACAGGccataaaaaaaacaaaatagtTGTACTGAGGACAGCAGAAATGGGGTTAAAAGGGAGAGGGGGAACAGAAAAGGTGTTAGCATAGCAAAAAATCACATGCCAACCTCAGTTTCAGTGCTGGGACCCAGCATCTTTGTCTCAGCATCTTGAATCATTGGTTCTTCATGGCTCTGGGAAAAGATTAGAAGACTTCATCTATTAGATAAACAAATTATACCAACTACTGATGTCAATGCTAGAGGAATAGGAGAAACACAACCTTTTGTCCCAAAGTTGATACGACTTTGTTCTCCATAACAGTATCACCAAACTTCCAAAACTCCTCTTCACCTCTTTTCTCGCCATTCTCTGGGCCGGAAAACCAGTCATCTGTGTTTTGGGCATTTCTTATTCTATCATGAACAACCATAGGAAAACTAGCATCAGAAAGAAAGCCTGCTCCATCTGTACCACCATTACTAACATCTTGTCCATCACTACCAACACTGATCCAACCATTTGCCTCTTGATGACCTTGTGACCCAATTCGAAGAACCTTCACACAGCATAAGTGTCATATGACAAATATACATCACAAAAGCTCCGAATAAGAATGCAATTACTTACTTTTAAATAGGAGAGCAAATATGACAGATATATTCTTCGTAGAGAATGTCCATATTCTAATGCTAGTTGGAGATGCAGCTAAAATGCGAGAACAGAAAACAATACAGCGGGCAACATGAAGAAGCTGCTTCTTCTCACCTCGACTTCACCCACAGCTGCAACGCCACGAGGCCCAGATTTCTCCTCTCGTATACCGTCTTCCTGATACAATTATACAAAGAGCGGTGAAAATTGATCAATCAGCTCCGAAGAAAAATCGATGTTGAACCATGCGACCACCATACAAAAATGCATCATCATTATCAATACCATCATCAACTTGAGCACCGAATTGGGCGACGAGGAAGAGGCGTCCTTGTATTCCCAAGAGCTCTCGCCGGTATCGTCCGCCTTTCCCTCAGCCAAACGAGAGCCGATCCTGTCAACGCCAACCGGTTGGGGGGCATGGCCATAGAGACTGGTGATCAGATCCCTCAGCTCTCCGCCCGCAACCGGTCCCTTGTGATCTGTGGCCGGACTCGAAGAAGACAAAGAAGGAGAGCAGAGGTCCAGCGGCTGGAGGGGCTGCGGTAcgttcacctcctcctcctcctccccgaaAATCGACAGCGGCAGCGCCCCTCTGGGTTTCTCCCATTCCTTGACACCCACGATCTCGTCGACGACGACGGCGGCGGAATGGGAAGGGAAGGCATCGAAGGGGGGCGGCGTAGCTGGGGATTCGAAACGCTGGGATCCGAGCGGGCTGACGACAAATTCGCCCCAGTCGTCATCGTCCTGCTGCCGATGGGGTGGGAGAGGTTGGTCGGAGGAGGCGAATATGAAGTCGCCAAAGCCGTCATCATCGTCGAAAGAGAACAGATCGGCGGGGGTGGAGagggtggcagcagcagcagcgggaatCCCAGGCATGGTGGCCTCGCCGGACAAGGGAATGAGATATTGGCGTCGGCTGCTTTGATGGGTTGGGTGGGCAAAAGTGAATTCGTGGTGCGAAATGAGGTGACCGGCGACGAGGCCACAGGAGAGTGGCTGACAAGGAAAGCCCACCTTTCGCCCGCCGACGCAGAGCGGGGCTCACTGAAGCCACGCTGTCGCTCCAATGCAATGCATCAATTTGCGCGCCGTTGTTGGATCTTGTTGATCGGATCCGCGTTGGCTTTGGTGTAGGTTCATTATGGACCAGTATGAGATAACGCGTAGCCCAATCAAACTTATATCATGCGtattgatgaggataataatgacgACATGACACGCCACGACGTCCATGATTGAACGACCCTCTGCCCAAAGTGCCCAAAGAAGACAATAATGTCGACGCGACATGCGccgacgtcacccgctctcaaaCAACGACTTAGTCGTCGTCCAACCCAACATGCTTGGCCGAGAATGAGAAGGACGACAACCGAGGCGTGCCCATATCCTGCGGCAGTTCGGTCCTTCCCGCCACGCCAAtaccaatgtcagacgctaccaggaatACGAGCCTGCCCCCTGTAAGCGATGAGGGGGGAGAAAAAACACAGACAAAAAACTCCActccacatcatctaacttgatcatcggaggggtcgggccgagcttccgacccgacatgTGTGCAGGTGCAAGGGCGGGGTTACATCTTCCCGGCGCTATGGAAAAGCTTCCCTCCCAACGcatcgtcccgatcggaccaccttAACAGGCCACCTGGGCAATCTCGTGGGACGCCGTACCAGATCCTCGTCATTCAGACCCCGACCAAGCCacgccacggcataaagttgtttacacttacatgtatcataaaatataatgagctcgaattttctcatacatcAAAATTATATCATAGGTATCATAAAACATCAT is from Musa acuminata AAA Group cultivar baxijiao chromosome BXJ3-8, Cavendish_Baxijiao_AAA, whole genome shotgun sequence and encodes:
- the LOC135646136 gene encoding uncharacterized protein LOC135646136 isoform X1, whose protein sequence is MPGIPAAAAATLSTPADLFSFDDDDGFGDFIFASSDQPLPPHRQQDDDDWGEFVVSPLGSQRFESPATPPPFDAFPSHSAAVVVDEIVGVKEWEKPRGALPLSIFGEEEEEVNVPQPLQPLDLCSPSLSSSSPATDHKGPVAGGELRDLITSLYGHAPQPVGVDRIGSRLAEGKADDTGESSWEYKDASSSSPNSVLKLMMEDGIREEKSGPRGVAAVGEVEVLRIGSQGHQEANGWISVGSDGQDVSNGGTDGAGFLSDASFPMVVHDRIRNAQNTDDWFSGPENGEKRGEEEFWKFGDTVMENKVVSTLGQKSHEEPMIQDAETKMLGPSTETEATRSVLKSNLVDWPVHSCSNFKKEADLGLNDLNGYFCEPMFVGSSTKDITFTSSDRLTNNTLEMFIEVDQDDAVCAANDATKKHQNSDMVSSVQRDYHLGRTQCEFLKTSEVVVRNQDSACEIDKNDSTNLTHNSLVALYCRLKDGSASLLNCHLDDLKNAYEVASLSGEEVKEKEIYEEIKVAYEKLEEVKGTENAKIGEHLSKNVCISQLLKAVEEPNFRAFEQEYHLSERIISAGKELCAAIEFLEHTNSVLCILALASREEQHAYIHAWSAISVACVQELQHGAIILQESVRAQKLMQILFQEVKYFIAIGEIYRVTEVLRVSLKLYKPWILLNRGVSSQLLTNLDKCAEAWTVSGLENALKTISDANGVEYAVLAKRLLSSIKHLGDLDLSHYSFNHDKTICRISLLTTEELQDMKMVLWSGNYYFGKLANLWANRISHDPPKLTF
- the LOC135646136 gene encoding uncharacterized protein LOC135646136 isoform X2, which codes for MPGIPAAAAATLSTPADLFSFDDDDGFGDFIFASSDQPLPPHRQQDDDDWGEFVVSPLGSQRFESPATPPPFDAFPSHSAAVVVDEIVGVKEWEKPRGALPLSIFGEEEEEVNVPQPLQPLDLCSPSLSSSSPATDHKGPVAGGELRDLITSLYGHAPQPVGVDRIGSRLAEGKADDTGESSWEYKDASSSSPNSVLKLMMEDGIREEKSGPRGVAAVGEVEVLRIGSQGHQEANGWISVGSDGQDVSNGDDWFSGPENGEKRGEEEFWKFGDTVMENKVVSTLGQKSHEEPMIQDAETKMLGPSTETEATRSVLKSNLVDWPVHSCSNFKKEADLGLNDLNGYFCEPMFVGSSTKDITFTSSDRLTNNTLEMFIEVDQDDAVCAANDATKKHQNSDMVSSVQRDYHLGRTQCEFLKTSEVVVRNQDSACEIDKNDSTNLTHNSLVALYCRLKDGSASLLNCHLDDLKNAYEVASLSGEEVKEKEIYEEIKVAYEKLEEVKGTENAKIGEHLSKNVCISQLLKAVEEPNFRAFEQEYHLSERIISAGKELCAAIEFLEHTNSVLCILALASREEQHAYIHAWSAISVACVQELQHGAIILQESVRAQKLMQILFQEVKYFIAIGEIYRVTEVLRVSLKLYKPWILLNRGVSSQLLTNLDKCAEAWTVSGLENALKTISDANGVEYAVLAKRLLSSIKHLGDLDLSHYSFNHDKTICRISLLTTEELQDMKMVLWSGNYYFGKLANLWANRISHDPPKLTF
- the LOC135646136 gene encoding uncharacterized protein LOC135646136 isoform X3 is translated as MPGIPAAAAATLSTPADLFSFDDDDGFGDFIFASSDQPLPPHRQQDDDDWGEFVVSPLGSQRFESPATPPPFDAFPSHSAAVVVDEIVGVKEWEKPRGALPLSIFGEEEEEVNVPQPLQPLDLCSPSLSSSSPATDHKGPVAGGELRDLITSLYGHAPQPVGVDRIGSRLAEGKADDTGESSWEYKDASSSSPNSVLKLMMEDGIREEKSGPRGVAAVGEVEVLRIGSQGHQEANGWISVGSDGQDVSNGGTDGAGFLSDASFPMVVHDRIRNAQNTDDWFSGPENGEKRGEEEFWKFGDTVMENKVVSTLGQKSHEEPMIQDAETKMLGPSTETEATRSVLKSNLVDWPVHSCSNFKKEADLGLNDLNGYFCEPMFVGSSTKDITFTSSDRLTNNTLEMFIEVDQDDAVCAANDATKKHQNSDMVSSVQRDYHLGRTQCEFLKTSEVVVRNQDSACEIDKNDSTNLTHNSLVALYCRLKDGSASLLNCHLDDLKNAYEVASLSGEEVKEKEIYEEIKAGKELCAAIEFLEHTNSVLCILALASREEQHAYIHAWSAISVACVQELQHGAIILQESVRAQKLMQILFQEVKYFIAIGEIYRVTEVLRVSLKLYKPWILLNRGVSSQLLTNLDKCAEAWTVSGLENALKTISDANGVEYAVLAKRLLSSIKHLGDLDLSHYSFNHDKTICRISLLTTEELQDMKMVLWSGNYYFGKLANLWANRISHDPPKLTF
- the LOC135646136 gene encoding uncharacterized protein LOC135646136 isoform X4; this encodes MPGIPAAAAATLSTPADLFSFDDDDGFGDFIFASSDQPLPPHRQQDDDDWGEFVVSPLGSQRFESPATPPPFDAFPSHSAAVVVDEIVGVKEWEKPRGALPLSIFGEEEEEVNVPQPLQPLDLCSPSLSSSSPATDHKGPVAGGELRDLITSLYGHAPQPVGVDRIGSRLAEGKADDTGESSWEYKDASSSSPNSVLKLMMEDGIREEKSGPRGVAAVGEVEVLRIGSQGHQEANGWISVGSDGQDVSNGGTDGAGFLSDASFPMVVHDRIRNAQNTDDWFSGPENGEKRGEEEFWKFGDTVMENKVVSTLGQKSHEEPMIQDAETKMLGPSTETEATRSVLKSNLVDWPVHSCSNFKKEADLGLNDLNGYFCEPMFVGSSTKDITFTSSDRLTNNTLEMFIEVDQDDAVCAANDATKKHQNSDMVSSVQRDYHLGRTQCEFLKTSEVVVRNQDSACEIDKNDSTNLTHNSLVALYCRLKDGSASLLNCHLDDLKNAYEVASLSGEEVKEKEIYEEIKVAYEKLEEVKGTENAKIGEHLSKNVCISQLLKAVEEPNFRAFEQEYHLSERIISGKSYVQQLNFLNIPTQYFVFWH